The genomic window GGCCGACTCGCTGCTGGCGCTGCTGGAGGACGCTCTCGGGGTGTGCGACGACGTGCTGGCGGGCCTGGACCCGGCCTCGCTCCACGAGCGTCGGACCATCCAGGGGTTGGACGTCAGCGTGCTCGAGGCGGTCTATCACGCGGTGGAGCACTTCGCCGGTCACACCTACCAGATCATGTACGTGGCCAAGGCTCGGACGGGACGGGATCTGGGGTTCTGGAAGGTCGAGGGCGGCAAGGCGACCCCGGCCTGGTGAGGGAAGGTCGGCGGCGCCGGTCGCCGCCGACCCGTCGTCGGGCTAACGGTTGCCGACGCGGCGGAAGGGCCGGTCGAAGTCGCGCGCGTCCAGGTCCAACTCGAAGGTCTCACCGTTGACGGTCATCTCGGCGAACTGCGTGCCGTTGAAGTCCACCACCACGGTTCGCTGGCGCGTTCTGACGCCGTCCGGCGTCGTAATCGTGGCCTCGATCTCGCGAGTGATCGTGCCCGACAGCGGCCACGGAAACTCGGCGCGTGGAACGCCCACGACCACGTCCTGAATCAGCGAAGTCGAGCTCATCTCGTAGCTGCGATCGCCGCCGGTGTCGGAGTGGCTGCTGCGCGTGATCTCGGTCTGGCCGGCGCCGTTCCGGGTGCGCGTCGTCTCCTCCCCCGCCAGCCCCGAGATCGAGAATTCGCGGTGGTGCTGGAAGGTCGCCACCCAGCCGGAGCGGGTTGCTTCGCGCTCGGCGTCCACGACTACCTCGACGACGTCGGTGGTGAGCGGATCGAACGACTCCTGGAGATTCCCCGCCGCGTCGAAGAAGCTCACCACGCGGCTGAAAGAGCCTCCGGTGGACGTCGATCCGTCGCCGCCGACCGCGTCGTTCATCGCCGCCAGGTCGTCCAGGGTAGCGTCGGCGGCTACCATCGCCAGATCTTCCGTGAGCGCGACCTCGAAGGCGTTCTGAGGGGCGGCTGGGTCGTCGCCGCAGGCGGCCGTCAACACGGCGGCTGCGGCGAGTATTCCGATTGGCGTGCTGCGCATGCGAGCCTCCTCGGTTCATTTTGGCGGGGAGAGGAAGTCAGTGCTGCCGTTTCTAGATCCTCCAGACTCGGCCGTCCGCCCAATCGTTAAACTCGATCGAACCGGGGATGCCATGACCGCTACGTACTTCAGCGCCCGCACGTTCTCCTTTCTGAAGGAGTTGGCCCGGAACAACGACCGCGCCTGGTTCGAAGCCAACAAGGCGCGCTACGAGGGCGACGTCCGCGAGCCCGCGCTGGCGTTCATCGTGGACTTCGCTCCCCGGCTGAAGAAGATCAGCCCTCGCTTCCGCGCCGACCCCCGCAAGTCGGGGGGGTCGATGTTTCGCATCTACCGGGATACGCGCTTCGCCAAGGACAAGTCTCCGTACAAGACCCACACCGGCATCCAGTTTCGGCACGAGGCGGGCAAGGACGCGCACGCCCCGGGATTCTACCTGCACATTCAACCCAAAGGGTGCTTCGTGGCGGTCGGCACCTGGCACCCGGACTCCGCCGCGCTGAGGTCCATCAGGGACGCCCTGGTCGACGATCCCGCGGGGTGGAGGAAGGCCGCGCTGCGCGGCTCCTTCGCGGACACCTTCGATCTGACCGGGGACTCGCTGTCCCGCCCACCGCGCGGATACGACCCCGAACACGCGCTGATCGCGGACTTGAAGCGCAAGGACTTCATAGGCGTGACGGAGCTGCCTCAGAAGAGCCTGACCTCAGGGGAGTTCATGGACGACTTCGAATCTCTTTGCCGGGCCGGAGCGCCCCTCGTGCGCTGGCTCTGCCGCGCCGGTGGGCTCGCCTTCTGAAGCGGCGCCGGCTGGCGTCGCGACCTGGCAGCGCCGCGTGAGGTCGACCGGCGGGTGGCCCGACCATTTCTCCACGGCGGCCTCGGGCTACGCCCGCTACCGGCCGCGCTATCCGGCGTCGCTGTTCGACGCGCTCGCGGCTCACGCGCCGGCGCGGGGCCTGGCGTGGGACTGCGCGACCGGCACCGGACAGGCGGCCGGCGAGCTGGCGGCGCGCTTCGGCGTGGTGATGGCCACCGACGCCAGCGCCCGGCAGATCTTCCACGCCCAACGCGCCCGGAACACGCGCTACGTCGTCGCGACGGCCGAGCTCGTTCCGTTGGCTTCGGGGCGCGCGGACCTCATCACGGTGGCGCAAGCGGCGCACTGGCTGGACCTGGATGCGTTCTACGACGAGGCGCGCAGGGTGGCGCGCGCGGACGGAGTCCTGGCGCTGTGGACCTACGACCTGTGCTCGGTTTCGCCTTCGCTGGATCGCGAGCTCGGCCGCTTCTACCGCGACGTCGTCGGGCCCTACTGGCCGCCGGAGCGGGCGCACGTGGAGACGCTCTATCGCGACCTGCCGTTTCCGTTCGACGAGTTGAAGGTGGCACCTGTCGCGATCGAGGGCCGGTGGTCCCGGTCGGATCTCCTGGGGTACGTGGCTACCTGGTCGGCCGTGAAGCGCTACCGCGAAGCGTCCGGCGAGGACCCGGTAGGAACCTGGCTCGCGCCCAGGCTGGAGCGGCACTGGCCGCGGGGGGAGGAACGACCGATCCGGTGGCCGCTGGGAGTCCGCGTCGGCCGTGTGCGAAGATTATCTACGAGGAGGGAAAGATGAACGGAGTCACGCTGCGCGCCGGCGCCACCCTGGGCGCCACACTGCTGCTCTTCGGCTGCCGCTCGCCGGAGCCGATACGCCCGCGCATCGAGCGCGGCCCGCCGCCGCCGGTCGGGCCCACGCTGACGACCCAGTCCAGCGGCACCGACGTCCTGCTCCAGGCCATCAGCCCGGTCAGCGACGACGTCGTCTGGGTGAGCGGCCACGGCGCCACCTACGCGTTCACGACCGACGGCGGCACGACGTGGACCGCGAACACGGTCCCGGGCGTGGGCGGGCTGCAGTTCCGCGACGTGCACGCGTTCGACGCGCGCACGGCCGTGCTCATGAGCGCCGGCAGCGGAGACCAATCGCGCATGTACCGCACCGAAGACGCCGGGGACACCTGGTCGCTGCGCTGGACCAACGAGGAGCCCGACGGCTTCTACGACTGCGTCGACTTCTGGGACCGCGAGCGCGGCGTGGCGTACGGCGACGCTGTCGGCGGCCAGCTGCGCATCCTGCGCACGTCCGACGGCGGCCGCACCTGGCGGCGCCTGGACGGGGCCACGTTGCCGCCTGCGCGCGACGGGGAAGGTGGCTTCGCGGCGAGCGGGACCTGCGTGCTCACGCGGCCTGGTGGGCTGGGCTGGATCGCCACGGGGAACGCCTCCGGGGCCCGCGTTCTGCGCACCGCGGACTACGGCGAGACGTGGACGGCGCACGACGTACCGGTGGTGTCGGGACAGGGCGCGGGGCTCACCTCCGTAGCCATGATCGACGACCTCGTGGGCGTCGCGTTCGGCGGCGATCTGGCCGTTGCCGACGCGCACACGGACAACGTGGCGCGCACCGTTGACGGCGGGCTGTCGTGGAGCCTGGGCGCGCAGCCCGCCATGGTGGGGGCGATCTACGGCGGCGCGCACGTGCCCGGCACCACGGGCTCGCTGGTGGTCGTGGGGCCCGGTGGCGCCGACCTGTCGTTCGACGGAGGCGCGACCTGGGAGCCTCTGGATTCCTCGGCCTGGTGGGGCGTCGCGGCGAGCGGCTCGGACGCGATCTGGGTCGCCGGCCCGGACGGTCGCATCGCCCGGATTTCGATCCCGTAGGAGGTCACTGGACGGGTGTTCAATCCCCCTCTTGGCCGCGCCCCGCTTGAGCAAACGAGTTCTACGACGTACTGTGGTGACGAACTCCGGCGTAGCGCGGGCCAAGCGGACGACGCGACGGTCGTTCTCAGCCGCATGCCGGTGCATGAACACCCAACACAGGAGAGGGCCAGGTGACCAAGGATCAGTTCGCTGAGAAGCTTGCCGCCAAGTCTGACGTTTCGAAGGCGAAGGCGAAGGAGATCATCGACCACATTTTCTCGACGGAGCCGCGCCAGGGCATCATTGCGGTCGAGCTTGACGGAGGCCGTGACTTCACGGTTACCGGCTTCGGCACGTTCAGCACGCGGGCGCGTAAGGCACGCACGGGCCGAAACCCCCAGACCGGGCAGGCCATCATGATCCCGGCGATGACTGTACCGACGTTCCGTG from Gemmatimonadota bacterium includes these protein-coding regions:
- a CDS encoding DUF2461 domain-containing protein; translated protein: MTATYFSARTFSFLKELARNNDRAWFEANKARYEGDVREPALAFIVDFAPRLKKISPRFRADPRKSGGSMFRIYRDTRFAKDKSPYKTHTGIQFRHEAGKDAHAPGFYLHIQPKGCFVAVGTWHPDSAALRSIRDALVDDPAGWRKAALRGSFADTFDLTGDSLSRPPRGYDPEHALIADLKRKDFIGVTELPQKSLTSGEFMDDFESLCRAGAPLVRWLCRAGGLAF
- a CDS encoding class I SAM-dependent methyltransferase; the encoded protein is MRSTGGWPDHFSTAASGYARYRPRYPASLFDALAAHAPARGLAWDCATGTGQAAGELAARFGVVMATDASARQIFHAQRARNTRYVVATAELVPLASGRADLITVAQAAHWLDLDAFYDEARRVARADGVLALWTYDLCSVSPSLDRELGRFYRDVVGPYWPPERAHVETLYRDLPFPFDELKVAPVAIEGRWSRSDLLGYVATWSAVKRYREASGEDPVGTWLAPRLERHWPRGEERPIRWPLGVRVGRVRRLSTRRER
- a CDS encoding oxidoreductase; this encodes MNGVTLRAGATLGATLLLFGCRSPEPIRPRIERGPPPPVGPTLTTQSSGTDVLLQAISPVSDDVVWVSGHGATYAFTTDGGTTWTANTVPGVGGLQFRDVHAFDARTAVLMSAGSGDQSRMYRTEDAGDTWSLRWTNEEPDGFYDCVDFWDRERGVAYGDAVGGQLRILRTSDGGRTWRRLDGATLPPARDGEGGFAASGTCVLTRPGGLGWIATGNASGARVLRTADYGETWTAHDVPVVSGQGAGLTSVAMIDDLVGVAFGGDLAVADAHTDNVARTVDGGLSWSLGAQPAMVGAIYGGAHVPGTTGSLVVVGPGGADLSFDGGATWEPLDSSAWWGVAASGSDAIWVAGPDGRIARISIP
- a CDS encoding HU family DNA-binding protein, whose amino-acid sequence is MTKDQFAEKLAAKSDVSKAKAKEIIDHIFSTEPRQGIIAVELDGGRDFTVTGFGTFSTRARKARTGRNPQTGQAIMIPAMTVPTFRAGRGLKERVRV